In Candidatus Limnocylindria bacterium, the following proteins share a genomic window:
- a CDS encoding glycosyltransferase 87 family protein: MRALLRMAAIAVAGAVLYYAGLLNSIVIQRPERPGAIAVVVAIGAALAVLIAAVRGTGRGDAATPPAHVRLHRALWLSASVMALVSLAWISDVPRQRSWDWTPYHNDAIALNDCAARLVLQGRDPYSSLDIFDCYAQLGIGADRTTPLKLGQFANVAVYPTDDQLDAAWALRAREGGNVEFVSRPSYPALSFLFIIPFVALGWDTNRLYVLCLIAAMALVVWRTSAGLRPFMLTAVLGAASLAAFTVSGSADLLYVLPLAAAWLWRERRWSALAYGIAAATKQLAWFFAPFYLIAVVTTHGWREGLRRAAIAAAVFIATNLPFILWHPRDWLEGITTPLSDPMFARGAGIIFLGTNGGLPLLPAGAYLAMEGICAVLCLVIAWRSRRTSPELGVVLALVPLFFAWRSLFSYFFLIPLFAAAAVARMPLGDLTPERAQAAGALTLFALPARRLALVARRGRAA, encoded by the coding sequence GTGCGCGCCCTCTTGCGGATGGCCGCGATCGCGGTGGCGGGCGCGGTCCTCTACTACGCCGGCCTGCTGAATAGCATCGTCATCCAGCGGCCCGAGCGGCCGGGCGCGATCGCGGTGGTCGTCGCCATCGGCGCGGCGCTCGCGGTGCTGATCGCCGCCGTGCGTGGCACAGGTCGCGGTGACGCCGCGACACCGCCGGCGCACGTCCGTCTTCATCGCGCCCTCTGGCTCTCTGCGAGCGTGATGGCGCTCGTGTCCCTCGCGTGGATCTCGGACGTGCCGCGGCAGCGATCCTGGGATTGGACGCCGTATCACAACGACGCGATCGCGCTGAACGACTGCGCTGCCCGATTGGTGCTCCAGGGTCGCGATCCGTATTCGTCCCTCGACATCTTCGATTGCTATGCGCAGCTTGGGATCGGCGCGGATCGCACCACGCCGCTGAAGCTCGGTCAATTCGCGAACGTCGCGGTGTATCCCACCGACGATCAGCTCGACGCGGCGTGGGCGCTGCGGGCGCGTGAGGGTGGCAATGTCGAGTTCGTGTCGCGGCCGTCGTACCCCGCGCTGTCGTTCCTGTTCATCATCCCGTTCGTGGCGCTTGGCTGGGATACCAACCGGCTCTACGTCCTGTGCCTCATCGCGGCAATGGCGCTCGTCGTCTGGCGAACGTCCGCCGGACTGCGACCGTTCATGCTGACCGCGGTGCTTGGCGCGGCGTCCCTGGCGGCGTTCACGGTCAGCGGCAGCGCGGACCTCCTCTACGTGCTCCCGCTCGCGGCCGCGTGGCTCTGGCGCGAGCGGCGCTGGAGCGCGCTCGCGTACGGCATCGCCGCAGCGACGAAGCAGCTCGCCTGGTTCTTCGCGCCCTTCTACCTCATCGCGGTCGTCACGACGCATGGGTGGCGCGAGGGTCTGCGCCGCGCCGCGATCGCGGCCGCGGTCTTCATCGCGACGAACCTGCCGTTCATCCTGTGGCATCCGCGAGACTGGCTCGAGGGGATCACGACACCCCTTTCTGATCCGATGTTCGCGCGCGGCGCGGGGATCATCTTCCTCGGAACGAACGGCGGGCTTCCACTGCTCCCCGCGGGCGCGTATCTCGCGATGGAAGGGATCTGCGCGGTGCTGTGCCTCGTCATCGCTTGGCGCTCGCGACGTACGAGCCCCGAGCTCGGCGTGGTGCTTGCGCTCGTTCCGCTGTTCTTCGCTTGGCGCAGCCTCTTCTCCTACTTCTTCCTGATCCCGCTGTTCGCGGCGGCCGCGGTCGCGCGGATGCCCCTGGGCGATCTCACGCCGGAGCGCGCGCAGGCGGCCGGAGCGCTGACGCTGTTCGCACTGCCCGCGCGCCGGCTCGCGCTCGTCGCGCGGCGCGGCCGCGCCGCCTAG
- a CDS encoding YtxH domain-containing protein, producing MGFLIGLLTGAVVALLYAPKTGDLTREELRVRSEELKRRADELQKIANDLSQQAQVKGRELVDEAKRQWDRSGVGQRSESGARSGEGGPSAKS from the coding sequence ATGGGATTCCTCATCGGTCTGCTCACCGGCGCCGTCGTTGCGCTGCTGTACGCGCCGAAGACGGGCGACCTGACACGCGAAGAGCTGCGCGTGCGGAGCGAGGAGCTCAAGCGCCGCGCGGATGAGCTGCAGAAGATCGCGAACGATCTCTCGCAGCAGGCTCAGGTCAAGGGGCGAGAGCTCGTCGACGAGGCCAAGCGCCAATGGGATCGTTCCGGCGTTGGCCAGCGCTCAGAGAGCGGCGCTCGCAGCGGCGAGGGCGGTCCGTCCGCGAAATCCTGA
- the alaS gene encoding alanine--tRNA ligase, which produces MRERFIKFFEEKGHTRMPSWPLILKDDPSVLFTSAGMQPLVPYFLGKKQPPAKRIVAVQKVFRATDIEEVGRDGYHQTFFEMLGNFGIGDYWKKEAIEWGWELLTKVFGFDGTKLVATVHTSDDEAYEIWTKTLAYLPPEKMFRLGDAENTWALGPTGLYGYDSEVFIDKGPQPGVAEHQCDPSEDCGRWLEIWNFVFQEFDRKADGTLVPLAKRNIDTGAGLERLTQVLQDVPGDVYRTDLFQPTVKKIESLAGKKYGDDRDTDVSIRIVAEHSRAATFLIADGVVPSNEFRGYVLRRLIRRAALHGRRLGLRTGVLATLGGEVVKTMQKHYHELTKARDRITQVIADEEDKFERTLANGLTMLNEAIARARAEGQKWIDRDTAFRLSDTYGFPLEMTKEIAAAAGLTVDERGFNELLEGQRSRSRATAKFTQDAMRFGQFYSLLRETQGLRSEFTGYDELATDGTIASLVVGGSRVELAHEGADVEIVLDRTPFYPEGGGQVGDRGTITTDEGRAMVADTQTAAPGVIVMSAKVVDGVLRVSGRAHAAVDEELRRDTMRNHTATHLLHATLRNLFGEDVHQAGSLVHAPNLRFDFTFGRAVTPQELQRVEDEVNRAILDNASVHARVMPLSQALASGAMALFGEKYDDEVRVIEAGPSRELCGGTHCHCTGDIGPFLITKEESIGAGVRRIEAVTGVGALREVRDVRDRLSRAAAALRVPPTRVPESVTQLLESRERLEKELATLQRSGVDSVAASLLATAVVVGNAKLVAADVGDGDVNGLRALSDRIRETIGSGVVVLGARRNGTAALVVYVTKDLSSKVNADALVKEVLAPIIDGRGGGRPESASAGGKNPARIAEALETAREAVRARLDGGRGLH; this is translated from the coding sequence ATCCGAGAGCGGTTCATCAAGTTCTTCGAAGAGAAGGGCCACACCCGCATGCCGAGCTGGCCGCTGATCCTGAAGGACGATCCAAGCGTGCTCTTCACCAGCGCCGGGATGCAGCCGCTCGTGCCCTACTTCCTCGGCAAGAAGCAGCCGCCGGCCAAGCGGATCGTTGCGGTGCAGAAGGTCTTCCGCGCGACCGACATCGAGGAGGTCGGCCGGGACGGCTACCACCAGACCTTCTTCGAGATGCTCGGCAACTTCGGCATCGGCGACTACTGGAAGAAGGAAGCGATCGAGTGGGGCTGGGAGCTGCTGACCAAGGTGTTCGGCTTCGACGGCACGAAGCTCGTCGCGACCGTCCACACCAGCGACGACGAGGCCTACGAGATCTGGACCAAGACTCTCGCGTACCTGCCGCCGGAGAAGATGTTCCGCCTCGGCGACGCGGAGAACACGTGGGCACTCGGGCCGACCGGCCTCTATGGCTATGACAGCGAGGTCTTCATCGACAAGGGTCCGCAGCCGGGCGTGGCGGAGCATCAGTGCGACCCGAGCGAGGACTGCGGGCGCTGGCTCGAGATCTGGAATTTCGTGTTCCAGGAGTTCGACCGTAAGGCCGACGGTACGCTCGTCCCGCTCGCGAAGCGGAACATCGACACCGGGGCGGGCCTCGAGCGTCTGACACAGGTCCTGCAGGACGTCCCGGGCGACGTGTACCGCACGGACCTGTTCCAACCGACGGTGAAGAAGATCGAGTCGCTCGCTGGCAAGAAGTACGGCGACGACCGTGACACCGACGTGTCGATCCGCATCGTCGCCGAGCACTCACGGGCGGCGACGTTCCTCATCGCCGACGGGGTCGTGCCATCGAACGAGTTCCGCGGGTATGTGCTCCGGCGGCTCATCCGTCGCGCCGCGCTGCATGGGCGGCGCCTCGGCCTGAGGACCGGTGTCCTGGCCACGCTCGGCGGCGAGGTCGTGAAGACGATGCAGAAGCACTACCACGAGCTGACGAAGGCCCGCGACCGCATCACGCAGGTGATCGCGGACGAGGAGGACAAGTTCGAGCGGACGCTCGCGAACGGCCTAACGATGCTGAACGAGGCGATCGCGCGCGCGAGGGCTGAGGGCCAGAAGTGGATCGATCGCGACACGGCCTTCAGGCTCTCCGACACGTACGGCTTCCCGCTGGAGATGACGAAAGAGATCGCCGCGGCCGCCGGCCTTACGGTCGACGAGCGCGGCTTCAACGAGCTCCTCGAGGGTCAGCGCAGCCGCAGCCGCGCGACGGCCAAGTTCACGCAGGACGCGATGCGCTTCGGGCAGTTCTACTCGTTGCTCCGCGAGACGCAAGGTCTTCGCAGCGAGTTCACCGGATACGACGAGCTCGCGACGGATGGGACGATCGCGTCGCTCGTCGTCGGCGGCTCGCGCGTGGAGCTCGCGCATGAGGGTGCGGATGTGGAGATCGTTCTCGACCGCACTCCTTTCTACCCGGAGGGCGGCGGCCAGGTCGGCGACCGGGGCACGATCACGACGGACGAGGGCCGCGCGATGGTCGCGGACACTCAGACCGCTGCGCCCGGTGTGATCGTGATGAGCGCGAAGGTCGTCGATGGCGTCCTGCGCGTGTCGGGGCGTGCGCACGCCGCCGTCGACGAGGAGCTGCGCCGCGACACGATGCGCAATCACACCGCGACGCATCTGCTGCACGCGACCCTGCGGAACCTCTTTGGTGAGGACGTCCACCAGGCGGGCTCGCTCGTGCACGCGCCGAATCTGCGTTTCGACTTCACGTTCGGTCGCGCGGTCACGCCGCAGGAGCTCCAGCGTGTCGAGGACGAAGTGAATCGCGCGATCCTCGACAACGCGAGCGTTCATGCGCGCGTGATGCCGCTGAGCCAAGCGCTCGCGTCGGGTGCGATGGCGCTCTTCGGCGAGAAATACGACGACGAGGTCCGCGTGATCGAAGCGGGTCCGAGCCGCGAGCTCTGCGGCGGCACGCATTGCCACTGCACCGGCGACATCGGCCCGTTCCTCATCACGAAGGAAGAGAGCATCGGTGCGGGCGTGCGACGCATCGAGGCGGTCACCGGTGTCGGCGCCCTGCGCGAGGTGCGCGACGTGCGCGACCGCCTGTCTCGCGCGGCGGCGGCGCTTCGCGTTCCGCCAACGCGGGTGCCGGAGAGCGTCACGCAGCTGCTCGAGTCTCGCGAGCGCCTGGAAAAGGAGCTCGCGACGCTGCAGCGCAGCGGCGTGGACAGTGTGGCGGCTTCGCTCCTCGCGACGGCGGTGGTGGTCGGGAACGCGAAGCTCGTCGCGGCCGACGTGGGCGACGGCGACGTCAATGGGCTGCGCGCGCTTTCGGATCGGATCCGGGAGACGATCGGATCCGGTGTCGTGGTGCTAGGTGCGAGGCGCAACGGCACGGCGGCGCTGGTCGTGTATGTGACGAAGGACCTGTCGTCGAAGGTGAACGCGGACGCGCTGGTGAAAGAGGTGCTCGCGCCCATCATCGACGGCAGAGGTGGCGGCCGCCCGGAGAGCGCCTCAGCCGGTGGAAAGAACCCTGCTCGGATCGCCGAGGCGCTCGAGACGGCACGGGAAGCGGTGCGCGCACGTTTGGATGGGGGACGTGGCCTCCACTAG